In Paraburkholderia acidisoli, one DNA window encodes the following:
- a CDS encoding D-cysteine desulfhydrase family protein has translation MNNATHRLDLSSHPRYDLLEGPTPIQPLPRLSAHLGGVNLFVKRDDLNGLGGGGNKLRKLEFLLGEALAASADTLITVGARQSNHARLTAAAAARAGLQCELVLTRAVPRFDADYLENGNIVLDDLFGAHVHDLPGSANALEFANARAEALRAQGRDVYVCPLGGSSPVGCLGYAACAAEILAQSQALNTPFARIVVPNGSGGMHAGLVAGFAALGVDPQLVQAFTVYSKADHARANTLDKANATARAIDAALTIEAPAVVIDESQLGDGYGIPTDSMREAVRLMASKEGLLLDPVYSGKAFAGLIADVRAGRHAPGDNVLFVMSGGTPGLFAYRSAL, from the coding sequence ATGAATAACGCAACACATCGGCTCGACCTGTCGTCCCATCCGCGTTATGACCTGCTCGAAGGCCCCACGCCCATTCAGCCTTTGCCGCGCCTGAGCGCGCATCTCGGCGGCGTGAATCTGTTCGTCAAGCGCGACGACCTCAACGGCCTGGGCGGCGGCGGCAACAAGCTGCGCAAGCTCGAATTCCTGCTCGGCGAGGCGCTGGCCGCGAGCGCCGACACCCTCATCACCGTGGGCGCGCGCCAGTCGAATCACGCGCGCTTGACGGCGGCCGCGGCGGCACGCGCCGGCTTGCAGTGCGAACTCGTGCTCACGCGCGCGGTGCCGCGCTTCGACGCCGACTATCTGGAAAACGGCAACATCGTGCTCGACGATCTGTTCGGCGCGCACGTTCACGACCTGCCGGGTTCGGCCAACGCGCTCGAATTCGCGAACGCTCGCGCAGAAGCATTGCGCGCGCAAGGCCGCGACGTCTATGTGTGTCCGCTCGGCGGGTCGAGCCCGGTGGGCTGCCTCGGCTACGCGGCATGCGCCGCCGAAATCCTCGCGCAGTCGCAAGCGCTCAACACACCGTTCGCGCGCATCGTCGTGCCCAACGGCAGCGGCGGCATGCATGCGGGCCTCGTCGCGGGGTTCGCCGCGCTCGGCGTCGATCCCCAACTCGTGCAAGCATTCACCGTGTATTCGAAAGCCGATCACGCGCGCGCGAACACGCTCGACAAGGCCAACGCGACCGCGCGGGCAATCGACGCGGCGTTGACGATTGAAGCGCCCGCGGTCGTCATCGACGAAAGCCAACTCGGCGACGGCTACGGCATTCCCACCGATTCGATGCGCGAAGCCGTGCGGCTGATGGCCTCGAAAGAAGGGCTGCTGCTCGACCCCGTGTATAGCGGCAAGGCGTTTGCCGGTTTGATCGCCGACGTGCGCGCGGGGCGGCACGCGCCGGGCGACAACGTGCTGTTCGTCATGAGCGGCGGCACGCCGGGACTGTTCGCCTATCGCAGCGCGCTGTGA
- a CDS encoding YybH family protein, with product MTDDERAIRELIDTWMAASRAGDTDTILSLMTDDVVFSVPGMEPFGKAAFEAASRAQQGMRVDGTAQIVELQVLGEWAFVRNRIEIAVTPPGAAQPVQRAGYTLTLLRKAASGRWLLARDANLVDVKK from the coding sequence ATGACCGACGACGAACGCGCGATACGCGAGCTGATCGACACGTGGATGGCGGCCAGCCGCGCCGGTGACACGGACACCATCCTGAGCCTGATGACCGACGACGTGGTGTTCAGCGTGCCCGGCATGGAGCCCTTCGGCAAGGCGGCGTTCGAGGCCGCATCCCGCGCCCAGCAAGGCATGCGCGTGGACGGCACGGCGCAGATCGTCGAGTTGCAGGTGCTCGGCGAGTGGGCGTTCGTGCGCAATCGCATCGAGATTGCCGTCACGCCGCCGGGCGCCGCGCAGCCCGTGCAGCGCGCCGGTTACACGCTCACGCTGCTGCGCAAGGCAGCCAGCGGACGCTGGCTGCTCGCGCGCGATGCCAATCTCGTCGACGTGAAAAAGTAG